tattaaattacaattttaaacgtcaaatcataattttaaaaaatcacatttttaaactgtattttttttaaaaggaaaacgCGAGGTACTCTCATGGTATTTTTCTGGTCCTAGGCGAATatgattttctaaaaaaaaaaaaagaaagtggcacttatttctctcacttaattttcaaaaactaataTCTACCTATAACTAGAAAGATactaagaaatcaaaataaacttaaaaatccAACATTAGGTTGGGTTGGGCTAAATtcacctctcttttttttttttctaattatttatttattttttaatgtttggttcttttcaaataaagtctaacctttttttttttttttttttcggagcAAATCTTGACTAACCTCGTCAACACATGGCGTAAAAGTTAGGTGGGTTGGAACTTGGAAAGTGTATGAAAGTAGGAAGTTTGTGACAAAGTATTACTTGCGGGGGACGTGATTTATAGCACGcggccaaaaaaatattttttcaattttttaatattaaaaaaaaaaaaaaaatttgcccgCTTACTATTTAGCTTTACCCTTACTTGCTGTATTCATATTCcacttaacaaatttttttgctgaaatataattaatgaacacttttatttatttatttaaactattaacttttttaaattaccTACATTCAATTCAGCTTTTTGATTGAGTTATAATGCTTTGCAAACTAGtaaaagaggaagagaaatgctTATTTACATTCCAACGTCCATCTTTACTGAGTTggcatatttcattttttattagtgttttttttttctttttttaattatgggTGGATGAAACATGCTAACTCAATAAAAATGTACACGAAATAGACAATATAATGTATTTCTCATAGTAAGATATTTACTTAAAGTGACTAGTTGTTTGTTACTACATGATTAAtcaaaataagatttttttagaGCTGACAACTTTTGACACGACGTAcaaactcaacacgaaattaaagggttagggTTATGAAatttgacctgtttaattaaagaGGTTGAGTTAGGAttgatttatatagtcttatactcatgtttCGACATGACCCGAACCCAACACACGATATAATAACggataattttttacatgacccACAAACCCAACATGAACTCAAATACAAATTTGACGGTTAGAGTTGAAGGATTTAaccagtttaattaaatggatcaagttagaattaatctatatataatcttatataggggcggaactagaatGTTTAGTTTGGGATggcaaaattttagaaaaaaattcttagggaataaaagttaatttttaaaggtatattttaaaaaaaaaaaaattaggggacCACCCTATGGCTTTGGGAAGCTAGCCCCCAAGCTAAGAAATAATTCTACCCTAATTTTATACATATACTTTGACACGACCCAAATTTCACATTAATCGACATTTTATGCTTAAGTAGTCATTGTGCCAGCTCATATATATGCTATCACTTTCTTAAAACCTACTTGAGAATAGTTTTAGTGGGTGTCAAGatcaaaaatcaaatcagaGTAATTTTAGTGATATGTTCCCGAAAGTTTAGGACCCgaaaaaagttgaaagaaattgaaaaatagCATCGAAAGCTAGCAAATGCCCATAATCATGGGAAGTGCTGAAGGTCGGAGTCCCGTCAAAAGTCGGGTCCGCTAATAACTAACTCCGTGCCATTATTTTACTTGCCCCGCAAACGACGGAGGAGAAGAGAAGTCCAAGAAATGGAACTTTCATTCTCCTATCAATAGTCTGTagactgtttttttttctttgtttcggAATTTATGTTGTGGAGGCGTCTTGTTCCTAGGCAGTGCCTTGTTTGACCAAAACACCTTGTTTgttgtagtttttatttttctattttttttttcctctaattaaaaaaataggcGGGAAGGACCAATTCTGGCTATCCTAACTGAGAGTGACTATAGAAACACTTACCCGCTGGGAGCCGCATAGGAGGGGCCTAAACGGTAGGAATCGTATGCGCTTCCTCAAGTCTGACTGAGCCATGGTCTGACTTAGCTCCACCAGGGCATTAATAGAAATCCAAGGTGACTAATAGTAATTAAGCATATGTGGGGATTCTCCATTGCGAAAATTCGAATCCACGCCCTTGTACATGCCCTGACCACTTAAAATTTTTCCTGGGCCATTGAATCACCACCCTTAAAAGTGGTTTACGAATAAGGTGGTTTGTTTGTGAAGGTGGTGAGATGCAAAGCAGCCACAAGTCCTttcttgccaaaaaaaaaagtggagaaATATTGTTACAAATTGTAGGAATATATGAATCTTTAATTTGGGGATTCCATCATGTGATTTGGGGTTTTGAATAGTACTAGATGCTCTCTTGATATTCTTTTTGCGTCCTTTTGGTCCTAagttgatattattttataaaaaaataaaaaagaaagttgctcttatttcttttccttggtttttataaaataatatccacctaagaCCAAGAGAACATTAGGAGAGCACCTAAAATTTCCTTATACAAATAGTtctaagttttaaaaagtgatttacgtaagaaaaaaaaaattcaccatttCTATTCCACATATAGGACAAAGTGGATCAGGAACTATAGAGGTGGTTAGTATTATTCCTAATTTATGGACttgtaaaataatataaatgaattatgaatcaaaataatatatatatataaaataaagaaaaataaggatatAACTATTTGATTTCTCATCTAATATATTATTGTGtatcatataatatattgttCTGTCCCAAAATAGCTGGAACACTTTCGTTTTTTGGATTGTCCAAAAATATAgtctaatttattaatttaattttctttattgtcCTTAAATTaaatccatttaaaaaaaaaaaaattgaaactatcTTCTTATCCCAATGAAACatgtttgaagaaaattaatatatttatttttgtttcattaaaagGTTAACCATTTGCAATAACCTCATCTAGTACTAGTTCTAACTCTAAAATAGGAGTAGGGGGGTTTATCTATCTAAAGGAGGTACAATCACCTTTAAATTCTAATAATATGGAGCGATATAGCTGCAAGTAAACAAATATATAGATAAGACTTTGTTGTTAATAAagatattaataaataattcaaaactcgacaactatttttacttttatattacattagAGCACTTTAGATTACTTCTTAGGGGTTGGGTTGGATGTCGGAGACTGCTCAGTTAGGATATGTTGATTAGCAGAGGTGGCGTGGAGGTCACAACTCACAAAACAAGGCCAAGTGGCCTTTCCAACATGATGTAGGTTGGTGCCCACCCCTACTCAATGTATTTAGATACTTTTAGTGGTGCTAGTACCAATTTAGTCTCTACAACTATAGCTTGTTGAGATCCAATTGTGCTACTAGGggtaaggaaacaaaaataatactatttagtagacttttGCGCAATTACTGTCATTTAACTTGATGATGTGGTACTGTAGAAGTAAAAATTAATCGATCAAATGACTAAATTTTACTATCACATCATTCGGTTAAATGGCAATAGTTATATTTTTACTACCACATTattcaataaaaatcaattgatCTTGATTCAATTAATCAATACGGCCAAAACCACTTGCCTATTCTGACTTATGTCATACATTCAAATCGTTAATCTCTCTCGTTTGGATTTTGAAagactaagagcatgtttgagtgtgtgtttgaggagcctaaaagtgcgtttaacactaaaaaaattcgtttgaagaaaaaagtacaaatttggtaaaagaaattgaaatcggttttaagagtccaaaaagcccaaaaatgaccaaaactcAATTTTGGCCAAAGCTTAAAAAgaaagcttttgtcaaaaaacactttttgatttaaaagctctatttcttaacACAATCCAAAACATACTTTAAGGCTTCGTTTCTTTTGACATAAAACGGTTTccattggaaaatatttttagggaagtcattttccctgaaaatgttttctgccaaaaatattttacagcGTTTAGCGTGAGTATGaaaatcaaaaatttttttttttattaaatcatattaaaatttaaattacgaaaatatCCCGACCAAGTCTTAAAGTTGTCTGAACCGAGTCCTGCAAGGACCCCACTAGGACTCACCCGGGAAACGCCCCAGACCCTGCCTAGACCCTATCAGAACCTCGTCGGGATCAGCCCAAGACCCTGACAGGACCCACCCAAGACCCGACatggacattttcgtaatttagtgtttaatatgattttgcgtacacaccaaataccgaaaaatgtttttcaggaaaatgttttctgctgaaaacattttctgatgCCGGGGACCCGACCGGGACCTGCCTTGTTTTTCGTACATGCCAAAtacaggaaaatgttttctaagaaatcattttcaaggaaaatgttttccaccgaaaatattttccgatgagtcctgggcgggtctcggTTAGGTTCTGACGAGTCCGGTTAGGTCTTAGTCAAATCCTGAGTCGGTCCCAAGCGAGTCCCGGCAGGGTCCTGAGCAGGTCTTGGGCAGGTTTGGCTGGGTCTCGTtcaggtcccggcggggtccgAAGTAGGTCCTGGGCGACTCCCGAGCAGAACTCTGGTAGATCCTGGTGGGGTCCCGAGCGGGTCGTGGGCGAGTCCCAATCAATTCTCGGGCGGATCCCGGGCAAGTCCTAGGCGGGCCCTGATCAAGTTCCCgcgggtcctgggcaggtccagGTGGGTCTCGTCCTGGTGGGGTCCCAAGTGGGTCCTAGGTGAGTCCTagtcaggtcccgggcaagtctcggCAGGGTCTCAAGCAGGTTCAAGGTGGTCCaagtcaagtcccggcggggtcctaggcaggtcttGGCTGGGTCCattgatttgagaatgagatgctcaaagtcggaaaatggtttacggttttcaaaaccgtaaatcattttttgaaatttaaggaagaattttcggtcaaaaggaaaatattttccgttgaccattTTTTTACGTCGCAATAAAATGCGAAAATCGTTTTctagaaaccattttacgtcgaaagaaACGAAACCTAAGTGAATTAGGTATTTTTAGTTGAAGGAATACCACTATCGCCTCTACAACTATAGGTTGTTGAAATCCAAATGTTCTACTAAAAGGGTGATAATTTAAAGGGCACTAGCTAGAGTTTACAGACCATGCATTTAGGACCCAATTTCCCTAATTTTTTGGTGAAACTTAACCAAAGATGGCTATGCAAAAGGGAAACGTTAATTTGACACTAATTGTGTAAAGACGAGTCTGCAAAGAGTAGTTCAATCAGTTGGTGATCATCACGTCTAATGTatcggaggtcactagttcgaatccatCTCCCCCTTTCCCCCCTTATGCGCGCggacttgtcaaaattttataaagacGGACTTGACATATTTGAAATGTCTAACATCACTTTAAAATACACTACGTTAATAAATGCAAAATGAGGGTAGGAAAAAGTTCAAAAAGTAGCATTTATGTGCAAAAACAGGTTATACATGATTAGCATGCATCTAAGGGACGATGATTCTCTCTAGTTGAAATGACTTGAGATCATTGCTGGTCCTTTAAAGTGGGAGGGCAAAATTGTCTAAACTCTCGAGTTTATTTCAACTGGAAAGAATCCAAATTCGTGTTTAAGATCCGCCTTCATTTATTTTAGTCTCATTCTCAAATTTGTTTGTGCATAATTAATTTGCAAATCAAATGATCGAGGAGGAGAATTAAGAAGGgaaaatgttaatatatatatattggaaaattAAGTTGTTCTCAGCACccttttattcattaaaaaaaaaaaaaccattcgtTTCTTAATTATGTTTCATCTCTTTTCCATAatttcatgcatttttttttacgAGGCAAAAGAGAACAAATAACAGCATCTACACATTAATATATTTCAAACTGGGAACCTCCCATGTATACCCACCGAATGAAAAACTAAACTATTTCCCCAGGCACGTGGCATGGTACAGCCGTGCATCCGCCACTGATAGCGGCAGTCATTGACCACTAATTGATCACTTTTGCTGATCAATTAAGGCTGCAGGCCCCTCCGTGGGGTCGCACCAAGGAACGGAGCAATTCCCTACCGTCCAACGTCATTGCCGGTCATCATGTCTTTTATTTCCTAACTTCGAATATTCCCCTAATCTACAGTAATCATTCACGCAACTATAAATTCCCCTCGCCACCCCCTGAAGCTTCACAGCAATTCACAGCCTTCCTCCTAGCTAGCACAAACACACAAGTTTCTAATATTTCAGGCCTCCGCCAGTATCTTTTATTGCATTAGAACTGCGCCATGGCCTCTAATATTAGCTTCAAGACCCTCGCACTCCTCGCTCTCGCCCTTGCTCTCTGTGTCCAAGGCACTCTAGGTAAAATAACATTATCATAAGATTCAGggcgatttatttattttattatttttattttttattttttcattttggtgtGGGGGTGGTTGCAGGAGGGATAGCATGTGAGAATCTAGACCAAGACACGTGCGCCTTTGCAGTGGCGTCCACCGGGAAGCGCTGCGTGCTTGAGAAGCACGTGAAAAGGAGCGGAGAGGAAGCGTACACATGCCGGACATCGGAGATTGTGGCCGACAAATTCAAGGACTTGGTGGAGACTGACCAGTGCATCAAAGCATGTGGGCTTGATCGGAAAACACTCGGAATCTCATCGGACTCTCTCCTCGAGTCTAGCTTCACCCAAAAGCTCTGCTCTCCTCAGTGCTACCAGAGCTGCCCCAACATTGTTGACCTTTACTTCAACCTTGCTGCTGGCGAAGGcaagcatcatcatcatcatcatcattattttgtagatacttaattatttaacaattttgcttctttttattttttgtttaggtGTATTTCTTCCAAAATTATGTGAAGCACAAGAAGAAAATCTGCGGAGAGGGCTGTCGGAGATCCGCAGCTCCGGCTTTGTTGCACCAGGTCCCGTGCAGCCGGCAAAGTTAACGGTTGCACCAATAGTTGCCCCGGCGCTAGCACCATTCTAGAAAAACTTATACGATACGAAAGCTTTAGTTCTTAGGTTACAATAATGAATTAAGTCACACCCCTAGCTGTACGTGTTGGGTGTGGTCTTGAAACAATAAGGTTTACCAGAGTCATTAGGTTATATTGAATCATAGTTGTCGATCGGTGTGTCATGTACGTGTGCGAGCTTTATTGTATggtttgaaccaaaaaaaaaaacaaaagaaaggtCGTTTATCTACAGTGTCCATTTCCAAATTGATTCTCCCTGATTATCTGAAGTcaatatgaattatatataattctccttctatttttatttttccattaatatattaaaatatgacCGAGGAATAtataaaagggttaaataccattTTCTCTTTAGGGTTTCAAcacttcattatttttttttttgggtttcattcTTATCACAGAAAGTACATGTAGTTTTCATGAAGACAAAAATGGTCCTTCCATTAAAATTCCGTCCACAACTTAACGGAACGCcatgtcagcaccaatcaaatgtcaccacgtgtcatataattaatttttttatttaaaaaaattatattcatttaaaaaaaaattgggggtggctcttgacCATTGGGaaccacccccatctggccgccactcccaaattttttttttttacatataattttttaattttttttaataaaaaaattaattatatgacacgtagtaatatttgattggtgctgacgtgattttttgttaattttttaacgAAATTTTAATGGAGAAatcatttttgtgtttatgaAAATCTCAGGTACGTCCTAGAATAAGAATAAAAccttaagaaaaagaaaataaagggtTAAAACTCTAAGGGAAAAAGTTATTTAATCCAATATAAAATATGACTTTTATGAGTTATTTGAATCCAATATGTACGTAACTAATTAATGCGACACGCGTAGAAACTAAATTTGATAGGGAAGAGTCTTTCAATGTCGCTAGCCTATATAGTCTGATCCAAAGTCAAGCTATTATTTGGGGAATGCCCATTAACGTGGAAAGGAAGGCCAAAACTTTGATTTGAATTGAATGGCTTGGACTCAGTGGCTCGACCATGTCCATACGGGCAAAATCTGCTGGTTTGATTGGAAAAGTCAAACCCTAATTAAGTTCAACAAAATCCAACGATTgatttctcctttttctctatgaataaaaaaattaaatagaataaaagaaaaactgacCTTTTGTCTTAATCAGGACTAGGATAAATCTTTTGATTAGGCAGCTCTAAATATCtcttgattactttttttttttttttttttgacatgtccacataaaggaagggggagggagatttgaactagtgacctccgcttcattagacgtggtccacagccgattaaactacctcTTGATTACTCTTAATTAGGATGTGgtgtaaaatttcattttatagcttttaatagaaatttgacacattataTAAAACACCAAATATAATAGAAATGAAAACACTGTATCTTTAATTTAAATCAATCCCAtagattttttctttcattctaatCCAACGCCCACCACCTACCATCCACCTCCGAGCCCTTGACACCGGAGTCTCTAAAATCAATCACGACGGTGGCTTTGGTGGTTTTTGTCTAGGGTTGTAATTGAGCCAAGCCAAGTCAAGCTTTAGAATTTTAAGACTGGCTCGTTTACGAAGATGCTTATTTGAGTCGAGGTATAAAATGTGTGTTCAAGACTAACTCGTTGAAAGTTCGGGCGAGGTCGAGCTCAAGCTTGGGCTCGTTGATAGTACTATTCAAGTTGAGTCCAGCTGAGCCAAGCTCAACTTGTGCTCGAGCTAGGCTATTAATTATTAAGTAACTAGATAATATGCTAGTTTATAAACTAATTAGATAATATGTTAACTAATACacacatataaatattaagtaacatatatggcatatattacttaattactaatatgcacacttaaatttatataactaatttttagtaatatatatatatatatatatatatgaacgagctaaTGAGTTAGGCAAACGATCCGTTCGAGCTGAGCTCGCGAGTTCTTATCGGGTTTTCTCAAGCGAGTTAGGAACGTATTATTTACTAATCGAGTGGGTTTTTACAGTAATGAGCAAGTTTCTATAGTATTGAGCTCGAGTTCGGGTCAAGCTAAACCGAATGAGTTGTCGAACAGACTGGTTTATTTACAACCCTAGTTTTGTCAATGGTTTTGTCATGTGTATTTTGTGTATGAGATATTTTGttaagagaaggaaaattatttggtgtgaagGGCTATATTACTTTTTGGTATTTCAAATTTAGATGTATGCTTCTTATTCGATGCAAAACACCTAATTTACACCATCAtctaattgaagttattctctttttaaactttggcCAGATTTTTGGAGAGATTTGTTCTTCTCAACTCTCACATTTATGTtcgttatttattattatgatgattattattatttaatgggTTGGCTAGCCACCTTATAATAGGGGTAATTATATCGACCTAATTAAAGGAGATAAGACCCTAGCTAGCTCCAATTGGGGCTTCAATTAAGGACCCCCATGTCAGTGGGGACGGATTGGCTGACGTCAATTGTAAAGCTTCACAGTATAGTTctaaattaagggttaaatatcttTTGCCCCATGTGgtttagtaattttatttttactcacCT
This window of the Corylus avellana chromosome ca5, CavTom2PMs-1.0 genome carries:
- the LOC132182689 gene encoding uncharacterized protein LOC132182689 yields the protein MASNISFKTLALLALALALCVQGTLGGIACENLDQDTCAFAVASTGKRCVLEKHVKRSGEEAYTCRTSEIVADKFKDLVETDQCIKACGLDRKTLGISSDSLLESSFTQKLCSPQCYQSCPNIVDLYFNLAAGEGVFLPKLCEAQEENLRRGLSEIRSSGFVAPGPVQPAKLTVAPIVAPALAPF